GCAATCCCGGAAAGTCCGGCGCCGGGATAATTGCCAGGGACGATAAGGGAAACGTCATATTCACCAAGGGGATCTTTCTCGGCGAAATGACGAACAACATGGCCGAGTACGAGGCACTTCTTCATGCCCTGACAAGCGCCGTGGAGCGGTCCGTGAAAGATATAACCGTGTACACCGATTCGCAGCTTGTGGCGAACCAGGTTACGGGGGTCTACAAGGTCAAGAATATGACGCTCTTCACATATGTGCGGCGGGTCAAAGAAATCGTGGGCAATTTCGAACATTTTACGATACAATATATACCCCGGGAACAAAACCGGGATGCGGATAAACTCGCGAAGGATGCCATATTAAAAGGGTAGACGGGTGATCGCTCCGCGTTAAGCGGGGAGGAAAGTCCGGGCATCGAAGGGCAGGATGGTTCCTAACGGGAACCGGGGGCAACCCCAGGGAAAGTGCAACAGAAAATATACCGCCTCTGCAAGGGGGTAAGGGTGAAATGGCGGGGTAAGAGCCCACCAGTCCCGCGGCGACGCGGGAGCTTTGTAAACCCCATCCGATGCAAGGCCAAAGAGGGTGCCGCCTTAAAGGTGGCATGGATGGCCCGTCCAGTACCCGGGTAGGCCGCTTGAGGTCCGGGGCAACCCGGATCCTTAGAGAAATGATCACCATTTCCGCCCGCAGCGGAAAAACAGAACCCGGCTTACAGTCTACCCTTTTAATGATACAAAAAGACAATGACCAATTTACCAGTGATCAAACCTGAAAGACTTCTTTTCTCTTTTCCTGGTCATTGAGATCTGGTCATTGGTTATTATCTTTGTTGTTTGGTCACCGGTTATTCTCAGTTCGGTTGGCTATTGTCCCTTCCTGTGGTCATGGGTCATTTGTCCTTTCGTTTTAACGTTATTTAGGATAGTCTGTTGCGATGAAAAGCAGCCGGGCCGCACTCATTTTGATCCTTGTAGCCAGTGCACTACTTTTTCTTACCAACATCGGGAGCCGGGATTTCTGGGCTCCCGATGAGGGAGACTTTGCGCAGATCGTCAGAGAGCTCGACAGGGACCTCGTCGTGCCTCACCTCAACAATGAAGCCTACGGCGAAAAACCGCCGCTTTTCTATTACGCCGTCTTCGCTTCATCGAAGACGTTCCGATGGCTCCCAAAAGAGACCTCCATGCGCCTCGCTTCCAGTTTCGCCGCCATCATCACTATCATCGCTATTTTCCTGGTTGTCCGTTCGGGTTTTGGCCTGACTCGTGCCCTGTACAGCGTCGCCATACTGGGATTGACGCCTCTTTTTTACTGGCAGGCCCGCTATCTGCAGGTTGACATGGTATTTTCGGCGGCCCTCGTTGTTGCGCTGCTCTTGTTCTTTCACTTCATGGAAACGGGGAAAAAGGTTTGGTACTACCTTTTCTTCATCTGTCTCGCACTCGCTTTCATGACGAAGGGGCCTCTCGCCGTGGCGCTCGCCGCTCCCGTAGTTATTCTCTATTGCGCTTCCCGGAAGGAACTGGGGATACTCCTTTGCCGACACACGTGGCTTGGCATCCTCCTCTTCGTTGCCATCGTCTTTCCCTGGTACCTCGCAGTATACGTCAGGGAGGGATTCCCCTACCTCTACGAGAACATCCTGCGCCAGAACTTCCTGAGGTTCTTCGATGCCTGGAGCCACAGAAGGCCGTTCTATTACTACTTCACGACGCTTCCCCTGGATTTCTTCCCCTGGAGCCTTTTTTTACCCCTCGGCCTCTATGCAGCCGTGAAGGGATGGAAAAGCAACCGGGGCACACGCTTCTTCGCGGTGTGGTTCGTCTGGTTCTTTTTCTTTCTCTCTCTATCGTCGGGAAAGATCAGCAAGTACATGCTTCCGGCATTGCCGGCCCTTGCGGTCATCGT
This genomic interval from Syntrophorhabdaceae bacterium contains the following:
- a CDS encoding ribonuclease HI family protein; translation: MHWHVHVDGASSGNPGKSGAGIIARDDKGNVIFTKGIFLGEMTNNMAEYEALLHALTSAVERSVKDITVYTDSQLVANQVTGVYKVKNMTLFTYVRRVKEIVGNFEHFTIQYIPREQNRDADKLAKDAILKG
- a CDS encoding glycosyltransferase family 39 protein; translation: MKSSRAALILILVASALLFLTNIGSRDFWAPDEGDFAQIVRELDRDLVVPHLNNEAYGEKPPLFYYAVFASSKTFRWLPKETSMRLASSFAAIITIIAIFLVVRSGFGLTRALYSVAILGLTPLFYWQARYLQVDMVFSAALVVALLLFFHFMETGKKVWYYLFFICLALAFMTKGPLAVALAAPVVILYCASRKELGILLCRHTWLGILLFVAIVFPWYLAVYVREGFPYLYENILRQNFLRFFDAWSHRRPFYYYFTTLPLDFFPWSLFLPLGLYAAVKGWKSNRGTRFFAVWFVWFFFFLSLSSGKISKYMLPALPALAVIVSGTIADGKRVYNRIAFSLTAAIFCALGIALLVYRTPLYGEFLPERIILGSLAIGIGILIFLSIRFHSARAAFASIAVFMALAYMTGNISIFEKWNRYKSPKPMAEKIRALAGDDVPWVYYGSMRGVYVYYVGRFAVHVEEHDIAGLREFASGQKKFYLLTRKRDAAEVMEAIPGAAIRTEDRIGDTAMVLFSFKREHDG